One Natrinema halophilum genomic window carries:
- a CDS encoding DUF7333 family protein, with protein MEFDLPTTAATFITVIAIGVVSLIAAPMMAMDTVLMMVAPSMIVFGLIMLVLGIKHGEYRAMGR; from the coding sequence ATGGAGTTCGACCTCCCAACAACCGCTGCCACGTTTATCACCGTTATCGCGATCGGCGTCGTCAGTCTTATCGCGGCACCGATGATGGCTATGGATACCGTACTGATGATGGTCGCACCGTCGATGATCGTATTCGGACTGATTATGCTCGTCCTCGGTATCAAACACGGCGAGTACCGCGCTATGGGACGGTAG
- a CDS encoding phosphoadenosine phosphosulfate reductase family protein — translation MAENFPDYVNVDYSDGEDEDPVDYPHIQDKIEKAIEVTRDGLEEYENPAVMWTGGKDSTLTLYFIKEVADRFDLEVPPAVFIDHYQHFDEIHDFVDHWADEWDLDVIYARNEDVGGYVDEHGLEPGDEIEIADLSDHNQHHVEDILEYEEDTFPFLLDTYVGNHLLKTVALNDALEEYDIDGVISGVRWDEQEARADETFFSPRHDPDIYPPHDRIQPILQFDEAAVWEAFWNFVVPDTVDEFPEEGYVPESDDDLPAGVEQDDVPISPKYFAGFRSLGSEVSTEKSDQEPAWLQDLEGTTERAGRAQDKEDLMERLRDLGYM, via the coding sequence ATGGCTGAGAACTTCCCCGACTACGTCAACGTAGACTATTCCGACGGCGAAGATGAAGACCCTGTCGACTATCCACACATTCAGGACAAAATCGAGAAGGCGATCGAGGTGACCCGTGATGGCCTCGAGGAGTACGAGAACCCGGCGGTCATGTGGACCGGCGGCAAGGACTCGACGCTGACCCTGTACTTCATCAAGGAGGTAGCCGACCGCTTCGACCTCGAGGTACCCCCGGCGGTGTTTATCGATCACTACCAGCACTTCGACGAGATCCACGACTTCGTCGACCACTGGGCTGACGAGTGGGACCTCGACGTGATCTACGCGCGTAACGAAGACGTCGGTGGCTACGTCGACGAGCACGGCCTCGAGCCCGGCGACGAGATCGAAATCGCAGACCTCTCCGATCACAACCAGCACCACGTCGAAGACATCCTCGAATACGAGGAGGACACGTTCCCGTTCCTGCTCGACACCTACGTCGGCAACCACCTGCTGAAGACGGTCGCGCTCAACGACGCGCTCGAGGAGTACGACATCGACGGCGTCATCTCCGGCGTCCGCTGGGACGAACAGGAGGCTCGAGCCGACGAGACGTTCTTCTCGCCGCGTCACGACCCCGATATCTACCCGCCCCACGATCGCATTCAGCCCATCCTGCAGTTCGACGAGGCCGCAGTGTGGGAGGCGTTCTGGAACTTCGTGGTTCCGGACACCGTCGACGAATTCCCGGAGGAGGGCTACGTTCCCGAAAGCGACGACGACCTCCCCGCGGGCGTCGAACAGGACGACGTTCCGATCTCGCCGAAGTACTTCGCCGGCTTCCGATCGCTGGGTAGCGAAGTCAGTACGGAAAAGAGTGACCAGGAACCCGCATGGCTACAGGACCTCGAGGGGACGACCGAGCGCGCAGGCCGCGCACAGGACAAGGAAGACCTGATGGAGCGCCTGCGCGATCTCGGTTACATGTAA
- a CDS encoding ATP-binding protein, which translates to MPDSIEKFPVSDSGFTFPAEDVLTGRGFITGKSGSGKSNTASVIVEELLDRNLPLLIVDTDGEYTGLTDTYDLLHVGRDSDCDVEITSDDVTPLVSYGLEDRVPILLDLSTYVDEEELESVLYEAIKALFDAESEHRIPFLILLEEAHEFLPQHGGKGGSDLKTLLIRVAKRGRKRGLGICALSQRPASVDKDYITQCNWFIWHRLTWENDTAVVGRILGDDSAETIQSLADGEAIVQTDWDESIERVQFRRKHTADAGSTPSLEDLHPSPQDGTDRTTDSTTAATKTTPSTGSDGESSSEAESDSRSVQADSTQVSFDESTVPSSTVPTHGAKPSLEQRRERRDTPLDTADPIWEIGGIIVYLYDSLVWYHLAILSTIETKVAETVERVDDLAVGRRRARKPGTYERYAYRLGAVLVIGLAYAFALLALLLVIRAG; encoded by the coding sequence ATGCCCGATTCGATCGAGAAATTCCCGGTCTCAGACAGTGGATTCACGTTTCCCGCCGAGGACGTACTCACCGGACGTGGGTTCATTACGGGCAAATCGGGAAGCGGGAAGTCCAATACCGCAAGCGTGATCGTCGAAGAGTTACTCGATCGGAACCTTCCGTTGTTGATCGTCGATACCGACGGCGAGTACACCGGGCTAACGGACACGTACGATCTCCTGCACGTGGGGAGGGACAGCGACTGCGACGTCGAAATCACGAGCGACGATGTGACTCCGCTGGTCTCCTACGGACTCGAGGATCGCGTTCCGATTCTCCTCGACCTCTCGACGTACGTCGACGAGGAAGAATTGGAATCGGTCCTCTACGAGGCGATTAAGGCCCTGTTCGACGCCGAAAGCGAGCATCGGATTCCGTTTCTGATCCTCCTCGAAGAAGCCCACGAGTTCCTTCCCCAACACGGTGGGAAAGGCGGTTCGGACCTCAAAACGCTCCTCATCCGCGTGGCAAAACGCGGACGAAAGCGAGGACTCGGGATCTGTGCGTTGTCCCAGCGACCGGCGTCCGTCGACAAGGATTACATCACGCAGTGTAACTGGTTCATCTGGCACCGACTGACGTGGGAGAACGATACCGCCGTCGTCGGACGGATTCTCGGCGACGATTCAGCTGAAACCATTCAGTCGTTAGCGGACGGCGAGGCGATCGTCCAGACTGACTGGGACGAATCGATCGAACGGGTCCAATTTCGACGAAAACACACCGCAGACGCCGGCTCGACGCCGTCACTCGAGGATCTCCATCCGTCCCCTCAAGACGGTACTGATCGAACGACTGACTCGACTACCGCGGCTACGAAGACGACCCCGTCCACGGGCAGCGACGGCGAATCGTCATCGGAGGCCGAGTCGGATTCCCGATCCGTCCAGGCAGATTCCACTCAGGTGAGTTTCGACGAGTCCACCGTTCCTTCGTCGACCGTTCCAACCCACGGCGCGAAGCCATCGCTCGAGCAGCGTCGTGAACGCCGTGACACGCCACTGGATACGGCAGATCCGATCTGGGAGATCGGCGGCATTATCGTCTACCTGTACGATTCGCTCGTCTGGTATCATCTGGCTATCCTGTCGACCATCGAGACGAAGGTGGCAGAAACGGTCGAACGAGTCGACGACCTGGCTGTTGGACGGCGGAGGGCCCGCAAACCGGGAACATACGAGCGGTACGCATATAGACTGGGAGCCGTTCTGGTGATCGGTCTGGCATACGCGTTCGCCCTCCTTGCGTTATTGCTTGTGATTCGAGCAGGATGA
- a CDS encoding transcription factor S gives MQFCDECGSMMKAQGDNMVCTNEDCGASSERDQEREDAFITTESQTDDDVIESDENANFEGKPKATDVVCDECGTQEAWYTLKQTASADEPPTRFFKCTECGHRWREYN, from the coding sequence ATGCAGTTTTGCGACGAATGCGGCTCGATGATGAAAGCCCAGGGGGACAATATGGTCTGTACGAACGAGGACTGCGGGGCCTCGAGCGAACGGGACCAGGAACGGGAAGACGCATTCATCACGACGGAGTCACAGACCGACGACGACGTGATCGAATCCGACGAAAACGCGAATTTCGAAGGAAAACCGAAGGCGACCGACGTCGTTTGTGACGAATGCGGCACCCAAGAAGCGTGGTACACGCTCAAGCAGACTGCGTCGGCTGACGAACCGCCCACGCGCTTTTTCAAGTGCACTGAGTGCGGTCACCGCTGGCGAGAATACAACTAA
- a CDS encoding zinc-ribbon domain-containing protein, which translates to MSSQKRDEGVISFSPSEEITDWLTEEAARRGDSPGEMCRRLVTAAHEATDDDGFEPAAREDFAALQGELEAQHQEFTDLIEDVRSRVIQVKRETDSKASADHDHPEIPSEAEWQAIEKDIATLETTVERGFENFETVLDDLVDETDDLAHRSTVLAQAVVRLRDWQAELAEQHRRQEAADRLQVAANQLQIRTAVCEDCDSSVDIALLTAPECPHCGSEFVEVVERSSLFGSHRLVTGEPPALEGNGERATDATADGVFEAIEGDADGTASDQYSSNRSTDDGGTD; encoded by the coding sequence ATGTCGAGCCAGAAGCGGGACGAGGGTGTGATTTCGTTTTCCCCATCCGAAGAGATTACCGACTGGCTCACCGAGGAAGCCGCTCGACGAGGCGACAGCCCCGGAGAGATGTGCCGTCGTCTCGTGACTGCGGCCCACGAAGCGACCGACGACGACGGGTTTGAGCCTGCCGCCCGTGAGGATTTTGCGGCGTTGCAGGGCGAACTCGAGGCCCAACACCAGGAGTTTACCGATCTCATCGAGGACGTCCGCAGCCGAGTAATTCAGGTTAAACGTGAAACCGACAGCAAGGCATCGGCCGACCACGATCACCCCGAAATACCGAGCGAAGCGGAGTGGCAAGCCATCGAGAAGGACATTGCGACTCTCGAGACGACGGTCGAACGCGGCTTCGAAAACTTCGAGACCGTCCTCGATGACCTGGTCGACGAAACCGACGATCTCGCACACCGTTCGACGGTACTTGCACAGGCCGTGGTCCGGTTGCGAGACTGGCAAGCCGAACTCGCCGAGCAACACCGCCGTCAGGAGGCGGCCGATCGGCTCCAGGTGGCGGCGAACCAACTCCAAATCCGAACCGCGGTGTGTGAGGACTGTGATTCGAGCGTCGATATCGCGTTGCTGACTGCGCCCGAGTGCCCTCACTGTGGGAGCGAGTTCGTCGAGGTCGTCGAACGATCGTCGTTGTTCGGTTCGCATCGACTCGTAACTGGCGAACCACCAGCCCTCGAAGGAAACGGCGAACGAGCGACCGACGCAACAGCTGATGGCGTCTTCGAGGCCATCGAGGGCGATGCCGATGGGACGGCGTCAGACCAGTACAGTTCGAACCGATCGACTGACGACGGAGGCACCGACTGA
- a CDS encoding RAD55 family ATPase, producing MERMPLGISRFDRTIGGGAPAGSVVLLAGESGAGAREFCYTSAAMNGLVKVDPDMFDLYYGDLEQGVTVPESIHYVSFTDERSAVVSEMEFVMDDELVDAGMSDVSFVELAEEYFQVTPVPTNWYADGMADITELGSQSERTDVLEALGEFLTDHATGNLVVIDSLTDLIAAADDRLGLSDLTVLLKGLKRASHRWGGVILLLVNAEVLEPSDLGRLKEATDGTLSFEWESGGSERARTLVVEEFRGVLSRLEDEDIVRFETEIHDGGFDISNVRKIR from the coding sequence ATGGAGCGGATGCCGCTTGGAATCTCACGGTTCGACCGGACCATCGGTGGCGGTGCTCCAGCCGGAAGCGTCGTCCTCCTCGCGGGTGAATCCGGCGCCGGTGCGCGCGAGTTCTGTTATACGAGTGCGGCTATGAATGGACTCGTGAAAGTCGACCCCGACATGTTCGACCTTTATTACGGCGATCTCGAGCAGGGGGTGACGGTCCCCGAATCCATCCACTACGTCTCGTTTACGGACGAGCGAAGCGCTGTCGTCAGCGAAATGGAGTTCGTCATGGACGACGAACTCGTCGATGCAGGGATGTCCGACGTCTCGTTCGTCGAACTCGCGGAAGAGTACTTCCAGGTGACGCCAGTCCCGACCAACTGGTATGCAGACGGGATGGCCGACATCACGGAATTAGGGAGTCAAAGCGAACGCACCGACGTTCTCGAGGCGCTGGGTGAATTCCTGACCGATCACGCGACGGGTAATCTCGTCGTGATCGACTCGTTGACCGACCTCATTGCGGCGGCCGACGACCGTCTCGGTCTCTCGGATCTGACCGTTCTGTTGAAAGGCCTCAAACGAGCATCTCACCGCTGGGGCGGCGTAATCCTGTTGCTCGTCAACGCGGAAGTGCTCGAGCCGTCCGATCTGGGGCGACTCAAGGAAGCGACGGACGGTACCCTCTCGTTCGAGTGGGAAAGCGGCGGGTCGGAGCGGGCCAGAACCCTCGTCGTCGAAGAGTTTCGAGGGGTTCTCTCCCGCCTGGAAGACGAGGACATCGTTCGGTTCGAAACCGAGATCCACGACGGCGGATTCGATATCAGCAACGTCCGCAAGATCAGGTAA
- a CDS encoding beta-ribofuranosylaminobenzene 5'-phosphate synthase family protein has product MATATVSAGARLHVGFQNLSLARERLYGGIGVGLARPRVTVTAEPAAAVVTDDPLVRKYATRAVDVLGVPGVSISLEESLPRHVGLGSGTQLALSVLAATARAHGRRPRVRTHAPAIGRGGRSGVGVATFEGGRFVVDAGHPTNRFTTKPPAEGDWTVPPVVARHDLPTEWRFVIIVPDAEPGRSGDDEDASMRAVVERADPAVADEIAGVVTRKLLPATAEGRLDAFGEAIGEIGRKNGSWYADAQGGVFRPPAGELVEALEDCPVLSGVGQSSWGPVVYGVTDTAHADEARAAAEDALADSGLEGRLVLTEPAKAGATVETNGT; this is encoded by the coding sequence ATGGCGACCGCCACTGTCAGCGCAGGTGCGCGACTCCACGTCGGCTTTCAGAATCTGTCGCTCGCACGTGAGCGTCTCTACGGTGGCATCGGTGTCGGGCTCGCGAGGCCGCGAGTGACCGTTACCGCTGAGCCCGCTGCCGCCGTCGTTACCGACGATCCACTGGTTCGAAAATACGCGACCCGCGCTGTCGACGTCCTCGGCGTCCCCGGCGTGTCGATCTCGCTCGAGGAATCGCTCCCGCGCCACGTCGGTCTCGGTAGCGGGACACAACTCGCGCTGAGCGTGCTCGCTGCGACGGCCCGTGCACACGGTCGCCGGCCTCGGGTCAGGACCCACGCCCCGGCGATCGGACGAGGGGGACGTAGCGGGGTCGGCGTTGCGACGTTCGAAGGCGGAAGATTCGTCGTCGACGCTGGCCATCCGACGAATCGATTTACGACGAAACCACCTGCGGAGGGCGACTGGACGGTGCCACCGGTCGTCGCTCGCCATGACCTGCCGACGGAGTGGCGGTTTGTGATCATCGTCCCGGACGCCGAACCCGGCCGCAGCGGGGACGATGAGGATGCGAGCATGCGCGCGGTCGTCGAACGCGCCGACCCCGCAGTGGCCGACGAGATCGCCGGCGTCGTCACTCGAAAACTCCTGCCGGCTACTGCCGAGGGCCGGCTCGATGCCTTCGGGGAAGCGATCGGCGAAATCGGCCGCAAGAACGGGTCCTGGTACGCCGACGCCCAGGGCGGCGTCTTCCGGCCACCTGCGGGAGAACTCGTCGAAGCGCTCGAAGACTGTCCGGTTCTCTCCGGCGTCGGCCAATCGTCGTGGGGGCCCGTCGTCTACGGCGTTACCGATACTGCCCACGCAGACGAGGCCCGGGCAGCGGCCGAAGACGCGCTCGCCGACAGCGGCCTCGAGGGACGTCTCGTTCTCACAGAGCCGGCCAAGGCGGGGGCTACCGTCGAGACGAACGGAACGTGA
- a CDS encoding alpha-amylase domain-containing protein — MAGLSFAGARVASTAAAAGESVFFQYFHETWPTITDTLPTVANRGYDGIWIQAPQESALSWSDQESRNDPPLGYQPVDFRSFDSEFGTEEDFQCLIDTAHENDLEVYVDCVMNHMAANRGYDFPQFDEKHFHTHVSSIDDWDDEHQVEHGDLLGLKDLAQLESHGHEDTAPHVREQLREYMKKIADFGADGYRYDAVKHIDPEYWERYANRWADEFDMNRVGEVLAGTVDYVRTYINTGMNALDYPLYWVLDDVFDYGDMSRLEGAGVTTQDPWHSWPFVQNHDEGAPPQYHLAYAHVLTIEGTPLVYNLYPTEILDDDAITNMVWVKTNLAGGTTYWRHTDSDLAIYERDNTLLVGLNNDTSEWHGDRVYTTWRNETLTDYSGTAADVTVDGDGWVEIWVPPEGWVFYAPY, encoded by the coding sequence ATGGCCGGTCTTTCCTTCGCTGGCGCGAGAGTCGCCTCGACTGCCGCGGCCGCTGGCGAGTCCGTGTTTTTTCAGTATTTCCACGAGACGTGGCCGACGATCACGGATACGCTCCCGACAGTTGCCAATCGCGGGTACGATGGAATCTGGATTCAGGCACCACAGGAGAGTGCGCTGTCGTGGTCCGACCAGGAGAGCAGGAACGACCCACCGTTGGGCTACCAACCCGTCGATTTTCGCTCCTTCGATAGTGAGTTCGGAACCGAAGAGGACTTCCAGTGTCTCATCGATACCGCCCACGAAAACGACCTCGAGGTGTACGTCGATTGCGTCATGAATCATATGGCCGCGAACCGCGGATACGACTTTCCGCAGTTCGACGAAAAGCACTTTCACACGCACGTCAGTTCGATCGACGACTGGGACGACGAACATCAGGTCGAACACGGCGATCTCCTCGGGCTGAAAGATCTCGCACAACTCGAGTCACACGGCCACGAGGACACGGCTCCGCACGTCCGCGAGCAGTTGCGCGAGTACATGAAAAAGATCGCCGATTTCGGCGCCGACGGCTACCGGTACGATGCGGTCAAGCACATCGACCCCGAGTACTGGGAGCGGTACGCGAACCGATGGGCGGACGAATTCGACATGAACCGTGTCGGTGAAGTACTGGCCGGCACCGTCGACTACGTTCGGACCTACATCAACACCGGTATGAACGCGCTTGACTATCCGCTATACTGGGTTCTCGATGACGTCTTCGACTACGGCGATATGAGTCGGCTCGAGGGTGCGGGCGTCACGACGCAGGATCCGTGGCATTCCTGGCCGTTCGTCCAGAACCACGACGAAGGCGCGCCTCCACAATATCACTTGGCGTACGCACACGTACTCACGATCGAGGGAACGCCATTGGTGTACAACCTCTACCCGACGGAGATTCTCGACGACGACGCGATAACCAACATGGTGTGGGTCAAGACGAACCTCGCCGGTGGCACAACGTATTGGCGACACACCGATTCGGATCTCGCGATTTACGAGCGAGACAATACCTTGCTCGTGGGCTTGAACAACGACACCAGTGAGTGGCACGGCGACCGCGTATACACGACGTGGCGCAACGAAACGCTCACGGACTACAGCGGGACGGCTGCGGACGTTACCGTCGACGGCGACGGCTGGGTCGAAATCTGGGTCCCGCCCGAAGGCTGGGTCTTCTATGCACCATACTAA
- a CDS encoding glycosyltransferase, with product MANVDASVVVPARNERRCLEQTLESLSAQTFDGRLEIVVVASDSKTVRTAREHPVVDRVRVDDKRAGPGPARNMGVAASSGDVLLFTDADTVVPPTWVRRHCRHYVTPAVVGVGGPLRPLEDAFRHRACFRVLSDWWYRACWPLGFVQQPGCNCSIRRSAFETIGGFDGSLRFLEDTDISLRLRHTGTVVYDHTCPVETSARRQERIGYGRLLWTYLVGYLEYTLPNRSPSRNYFR from the coding sequence ATGGCGAATGTCGATGCATCGGTCGTCGTTCCCGCCCGTAACGAGAGACGTTGCCTCGAGCAGACGCTTGAGTCGCTTTCGGCGCAGACGTTCGACGGGCGTCTCGAGATAGTCGTCGTGGCGAGTGACTCAAAAACGGTGCGAACTGCTCGAGAACATCCGGTCGTCGATCGCGTTCGTGTCGATGACAAGCGGGCAGGTCCCGGCCCGGCCAGAAATATGGGCGTGGCCGCGTCCAGCGGCGATGTTTTGTTGTTTACGGACGCCGATACGGTCGTTCCACCCACGTGGGTCCGACGTCACTGTCGCCACTACGTCACCCCTGCCGTCGTCGGCGTCGGCGGCCCGCTCCGACCGCTCGAGGACGCGTTTCGACACCGCGCCTGTTTTCGCGTTCTCTCGGACTGGTGGTATCGAGCGTGCTGGCCGCTCGGCTTCGTCCAGCAACCCGGCTGTAACTGTAGCATTCGCCGGTCCGCGTTCGAAACGATCGGCGGATTCGACGGTTCGCTGCGGTTCCTCGAGGATACCGACATCTCTCTGCGGCTCCGCCACACCGGGACCGTCGTCTACGATCACACCTGCCCCGTCGAAACGTCGGCTCGTCGGCAAGAGCGCATCGGCTACGGTCGACTTCTCTGGACGTATCTCGTCGGCTACCTCGAGTATACACTGCCCAACCGATCACCGTCGCGAAACTACTTTCGATGA
- the ilvD gene encoding dihydroxy-acid dehydratase, whose amino-acid sequence MSGDSEFNYGKDETLRSREVTEGADKAPHRAMFRAMGFDDDDFGAPMIGVPNPAADITPCNVHLDDVAESALEGIDEAGGMPIEFGTITISDAISMGTEGMKASLISRELIADSVELVTFGERMDGLVTIGGCDKNMPGMMMASIRTDLPSVFLYGGSIMPGEHEGREITVQNLFEGVGAVADGEMSSEELDEMERNACPGAGSCGGMFTANTMASISEALGFAPLGSASPPAEGNSRYEVAREAGELAVEAVKEQRKPSDFLSRESFENAIALQVAVGGSTNAVLHLLAMAAEAGVELSIEEFDQISQRTPKIADLQPGGQRVMQDLHEVGGVPVVLNALYEADLLHGDALTVTGNSIGEELERLDPPTIEDLDADFLYTVDEPKNEQGAIRILTGNLAPGGSVLKVTGDDDLHHEGPVRVFEDEENAMAYVQEGHVESGDVIVIRNEGPQGGPGMREMLGVTSAVAGQGHAEDVALITDGRFSGATRGFSIGHVAPEAFAGGPIGLIEDGDVVTIDIAERTLEVDVDDDELEARREEWEQPEPNYETGVLAKFGRDFGSAANGAVTNPGVKDE is encoded by the coding sequence ATGAGCGGTGACAGCGAGTTCAATTACGGGAAAGATGAGACGTTGCGGAGCCGAGAAGTGACGGAAGGTGCCGACAAGGCACCGCACAGAGCCATGTTCCGTGCGATGGGATTCGACGACGACGACTTCGGCGCGCCGATGATCGGTGTTCCGAATCCCGCGGCAGACATCACGCCGTGTAACGTTCACCTGGACGACGTCGCCGAGTCCGCACTCGAGGGGATAGACGAGGCTGGAGGGATGCCGATCGAATTCGGGACGATCACCATCTCAGACGCCATCTCGATGGGAACCGAGGGAATGAAAGCCTCGCTGATCTCCCGGGAACTCATCGCCGACTCGGTCGAACTCGTCACGTTCGGGGAGCGCATGGACGGACTGGTCACCATCGGCGGCTGTGACAAGAACATGCCCGGAATGATGATGGCGTCCATTCGGACCGACCTCCCGTCGGTCTTCCTCTACGGGGGTTCCATCATGCCCGGCGAGCACGAGGGACGCGAGATCACCGTCCAGAACCTCTTCGAGGGCGTCGGTGCCGTCGCGGACGGAGAAATGTCGAGCGAGGAACTCGACGAAATGGAACGGAATGCCTGTCCCGGCGCCGGCTCCTGCGGTGGCATGTTCACCGCGAACACGATGGCATCGATTTCGGAGGCGCTCGGGTTCGCCCCACTCGGCAGCGCCAGTCCGCCCGCTGAGGGCAATTCGCGCTACGAGGTCGCCCGCGAGGCCGGCGAACTCGCCGTCGAAGCCGTCAAAGAGCAACGAAAACCATCCGACTTCCTCAGCAGGGAGTCGTTCGAGAACGCGATCGCCCTCCAGGTCGCCGTCGGCGGCTCGACTAACGCCGTCTTGCACCTGCTGGCGATGGCCGCCGAAGCCGGGGTCGAACTCTCCATCGAGGAGTTCGACCAGATCAGCCAGCGCACCCCGAAGATAGCCGACCTCCAGCCCGGTGGCCAGCGGGTAATGCAGGACCTCCACGAAGTCGGCGGCGTCCCAGTCGTCTTGAACGCCCTCTACGAGGCGGATCTGCTCCACGGAGACGCGCTGACGGTTACGGGCAACTCGATCGGCGAAGAACTCGAGCGACTCGATCCACCGACGATCGAAGATCTCGACGCAGACTTCCTCTACACCGTCGACGAGCCGAAAAACGAGCAGGGGGCGATTCGAATCCTGACCGGGAACCTCGCGCCCGGCGGTTCGGTCCTCAAGGTTACCGGCGACGACGATCTCCACCACGAAGGTCCCGTCCGCGTCTTCGAAGACGAGGAAAACGCCATGGCGTACGTCCAAGAGGGACACGTCGAGAGCGGCGACGTGATCGTCATCCGCAACGAGGGGCCTCAAGGCGGGCCCGGAATGCGGGAGATGCTGGGCGTCACGAGCGCGGTCGCGGGTCAGGGTCACGCTGAAGACGTCGCACTCATCACCGACGGCCGCTTTTCCGGTGCCACGCGCGGGTTCTCGATCGGCCACGTAGCTCCGGAGGCGTTCGCGGGCGGCCCCATCGGCCTCATCGAGGATGGCGACGTGGTCACCATCGACATCGCCGAGCGGACCCTCGAGGTGGACGTCGACGACGACGAACTCGAGGCCCGACGTGAGGAGTGGGAGCAACCCGAGCCGAACTACGAGACCGGCGTCCTGGCCAAATTTGGCCGCGATTTCGGGTCGGCTGCGAACGGTGCGGTGACTAACCCTGGCGTCAAAGACGAGTAG
- a CDS encoding adenylyltransferase/cytidyltransferase family protein, which produces MTRTVIAQGTFDILHPGHVHYLEEAATMGDELVVIVARKANVDHKEAPICPATQRRDVVGALEAVDEAMLGHEEDIFVPIETIDPDVIALGHDQHLDDEAIETELERRGIDCEVRRASGREPTDEEELLSTRLIIDRILERRG; this is translated from the coding sequence ATGACACGGACGGTAATCGCCCAGGGGACGTTCGACATCCTCCACCCGGGCCACGTTCACTACCTCGAGGAGGCTGCCACGATGGGTGATGAACTCGTCGTGATCGTCGCGCGAAAGGCGAACGTCGATCACAAGGAAGCGCCGATCTGTCCTGCCACTCAGCGCCGAGACGTAGTCGGCGCACTCGAGGCCGTCGACGAGGCCATGCTGGGTCACGAGGAGGATATCTTCGTCCCGATCGAAACGATCGATCCCGACGTAATCGCCCTGGGCCACGACCAGCACCTCGACGACGAGGCTATCGAAACCGAACTCGAGCGCCGCGGCATCGACTGCGAGGTTCGTCGGGCAAGCGGCCGCGAACCGACCGACGAGGAGGAACTGTTATCGACAAGGCTGATCATCGATCGAATTCTCGAGCGACGAGGGTAA
- a CDS encoding Mov34/MPN/PAD-1 family protein: MGLFDALFRSSEILGIAEETLEFALESSEATHPSEYMGFLRGTEADRLGMDSDGLVITDILVVPGTESNSVSATVKTNQIPNDVKALGSIHSHPNGVISPSNADLDTFGRGSVHVIIGAPYRRTDWRAFDSQGKPTDLNVIDVELPETEDFFDFTQADIDEELRR; encoded by the coding sequence ATGGGGCTGTTCGACGCGCTGTTTCGCTCGAGCGAAATCCTCGGAATCGCCGAGGAGACCCTCGAGTTCGCCCTAGAATCCTCGGAGGCGACCCATCCAAGCGAGTACATGGGGTTTCTCCGAGGAACGGAGGCCGATCGACTTGGAATGGATTCGGACGGGCTGGTCATTACGGATATCCTCGTGGTACCCGGAACCGAGTCAAATAGCGTCAGCGCGACCGTCAAGACGAATCAGATTCCGAACGACGTGAAGGCGCTGGGCAGCATTCATTCCCATCCTAACGGCGTAATCAGTCCGAGCAATGCGGATCTGGACACCTTCGGCCGGGGCAGCGTCCACGTCATCATCGGCGCACCCTACCGCCGGACGGACTGGCGCGCGTTCGATTCGCAGGGAAAGCCGACGGATCTGAACGTGATCGACGTCGAACTGCCTGAGACGGAGGATTTCTTCGATTTCACACAGGCCGATATCGACGAGGAACTGCGGCGATGA